The following proteins are encoded in a genomic region of Musa acuminata AAA Group cultivar baxijiao chromosome BXJ2-11, Cavendish_Baxijiao_AAA, whole genome shotgun sequence:
- the LOC103972013 gene encoding 14 kDa proline-rich protein DC2.15-like codes for MASKTTSSIALFLLLNVLFWVLTSACGYCPTPTPKPKPKPKPKPKPTPSPAPSGKCPVDTLKFAACSDVLKLINVEIGKPPKKPCCSLVEGLADDEAALCLCTALKANVLGTNLDIPISLSLLVNYCGKKVPEGFQCP; via the coding sequence ATGGCGTCCAAGACCACAAGCTCGATCGCTCTTTTCCTCTTGCTCAACGTCCTCTTCTGGGTCCTCACCAGCGCCTGCGGCTACTGCCCTACCCCGACGCCGAAGCCCAAACCCAAGCCGAAGCCGAAGCCGAAGCCAACCCCGAGCCCTGCCCCCTCCGGCAAATGCCCCGTGGACACCCTCAAATTTGCCGCCTGCAGCGACGTCCTCAAATTGATCAACGTCGAGATCGGCAAGCCGCCGAAGAAGCCCTGCTGCAGTCTGGTGGAAGGGCTTGCCGACGACGAGGCCGCCCTCTGCCTCTGCACCGCCCTCAAGGCCAACGTCCTCGGCACCAACCTCGACATACCCATCAGTCTCAGCCTACTGGTGAACTACTGTGGCAAGAAGGTCCCCGAGGGTTTCCAGTGCCCTTAA
- the LOC135584537 gene encoding oxysterol-binding protein-related protein 2A-like isoform X3, with product MQVEGLDESLIRDCEQIIHSEFSEYHRQLKLQYEEHLSSISTFHRQLEEVDLDVGISEAQVQLTKYEYSSSAHVKFNEYSTTESSDDVEKQELDDLSDEDEFSFFDTSECFGDSASKVIASGDSDRTSGIENNCCDNNIMDEGQLNYQNMLLHTKRRTKLPKPIEREKGVSLWSIIKDNVGKDLTKVCLPVYFNEPLSSLQKCFEDLEYSYLLDQAYEHGKKGNGLMRILSVAAFAVSGYSSCDGRLCKPFNPLLGETYEADYPEKGVRFFAEKVSHHPMLIACHCEGRGWKFWGDSNLRSKFRGQSIQLDPLGVLTLEFDDGEIFQWSKVTTTIYNLILGKVHCNHHGTMNILGNRKYSCNLKFKEQSLLDRNPHQVLGFVEAMNGSKVATLVGKWDDSMYFSFGDEILKTKSSVSTENANLLWKRNKPPTEPTRYNLTSFAITLNELTSELKEKLPPTDSRLRPDQRYLENGEYEKANTEKLRLEKRQRMSRKLQENGWKPRWFQRDSEDATFCYIGGYWEARDQQKWDDCMDIFGEYSMN from the exons CATAAGGGACTGTGAGCAGATTATTCATTCAGAGTTTTCTGAGTATCACAGACAATTGAAGCTTCAATATGAAGAGCACTTAAGCTCTATTAGTACATTTCATCGGCAGCTGGAG GAAGTTGATTTAGATGTGGGAATTAGTGAAGCTCAAGTGCAGTTAACCAAGTATGAGTATTCAAGCTCTGCACATGTAAAATTTAATG AGTACAGTACAACTGAATCATCTGATGATGTTGAAAAGCAAGAGCTTGATGATTTGTCAGATGAAGATGAATTTTCCTTTTTTGATACAAGTGAATGCTTCGGTGATTCTGCCTCTAAAGTAATAGCCTCAGGTGATTCTGATAGGACTTCTGGAATAGAGAATAACTGTTGTGATAACAATATAATGGATGAAGGGCAGCTAAATTATCAGAATATGTTGCTGCATACTAAAAGGCGTACGAAGTTACCAAAACCTATTGAGAGGGAAAAAGGTGTTAGCCTTTGGTCAATAATTAAAGATAATGTTGGGAAGGATCTGACAAAAGTATGCCTTCCTGTTTACTTTAATGAACCATTATCTTCGCTTCAGAAGTGCTTTGAAGACCTGGAGTACTCATATCTATTGGATCAAGCATATGAACACGGAAAAAAG GGGAATGGTCTCATGAGGATTCTGAGTGTAGCTGCCTTTGCAGTCTCTGGATATTCTTCTTGTGATGGCCGCCTTTGCAAACCTTTCAATCCTTTGTTAGGAGAAACATATGAAGCTGACTACCCTGAAAAAGGAGTCCGTTTCTTTGCTGAAAAG GTTAGCCACCATCCTATGCTCATTGCCTGCCATTGCGAAGGCAGAGGTTGGAAATTCTGGGGAGACAGCAATCTCAGGAGTAAGTTCCGGGGACAATCCATACAACTAGATCCCCTTGGTGTATTAACCTTGGAATTTGATGATGGCGAAATTTTTCAGTGGAGTAAG GTCACAACGACTATCTATAACCTGATCCTCGGAAAAGTACACTGCAATCACCATGGTACAATGAACATCCTGGGTAACCGGAAATATTCTTGTAATCTAAAGTTCAAAGAGCAGTCGCTCCTTGACCGCAACCCTCACCAA GTGCTAGGCTTTGTTGAGGCTATGAACGGATCAAAAGTTGCTACTTTGGTTGGGAAATGGGATGACAGCATGTACTTCTCGTTTGGCGATGAAATCTTGAAGACCAAGAGCTCTGTTTCGACAGAGAATGCAAATCTGCTGTGGAAAAGGAATAAGCCTCCTACTGAACCCACTCGATACAACTTGACATCATTTGCTATTACATTAAATGAGCTAACATCGGAACTGAAG GAAAAACTTCCACCAACTGATTCAAGACTGCGGCCAGATCAGCGGTATCTTGAGAATGGGGAGTATGAAAAGGCAAATACAGAAAAACTGCGATTGGAGAAGAGACAGCGAATG TCAAGAAAATTGCAGGAAAATGGGTGGAAGCCAAGATGGTTCCAAAGGGATAGTGAGGATGCAACATTCTGTTATATAGGCGGATACTGGGAGGCAAGGGATCAGCAGAAATGGGATGACTGTATGGATATATTTGGTGAGTACTCAATGAACTAA